In the Streptomyces sp. NBC_00525 genome, one interval contains:
- a CDS encoding acyl carrier protein, with amino-acid sequence MTHETIEPPATAAASSGAEPDRITAHIIAALTQVLKRDLPEANGDTRLFDDLGLDSTSVLELLMAIEDELSLEFDTDTLEQHHFESVGSLAGYVVEQSAGS; translated from the coding sequence ATGACCCACGAAACGATCGAGCCGCCCGCCACCGCCGCCGCGTCCTCCGGCGCCGAACCGGACCGGATCACCGCCCACATCATCGCCGCGCTCACCCAAGTGCTGAAGCGGGACCTGCCCGAAGCGAACGGGGACACCCGTCTGTTCGACGACCTCGGTCTGGACTCCACGAGTGTGCTGGAGTTGCTGATGGCCATCGAGGACGAGCTGTCCCTGGAGTTCGACACCGACACGCTCGAACAGCACCACTTCGAGTCGGTCGGCTCCCTCGCCGGGTATGTCGTCGAACAGTCGGCCGGGAGCTGA
- a CDS encoding type III PLP-dependent enzyme, with protein sequence MTGPERNPDGVELIQGIPVTELAGQYGTPFYAYDAGVLAETFDTLRELLPRRLEIFYSLKSNPNVAVCALLARRGARAEVSSLVELRTALRAGVSPNDIIFLGPGKSPEELAACLEAGVHSVVCESFGEIATLDRLAHGLGVTAPVSLRVNPEFSVKGSGLTMGGKPRQFGIDEAQLLGREDLAKQYPSVRLMGIHAYMGTRILDEEVVARNTAYILDMAERLADRLGFPLDLVDVGGGLGVAYFAGERDLDPRRLAELTNPVVEAFARRHPGTRMIMELGRYLTGRCGTYVVRVRDVKTSMDENFAVTDGGTHHHMAAVGIGSFVKRNFPVELLSRVSDDAAAAWNVTGPLCTPNDVLAKKAELPPLRPGDLLGVRRSGAYGPSASPVLFLSHGHPAEIVVHEGRSHLVRERDLPEDLMRKQRLPDFARPETAETAAP encoded by the coding sequence ATGACAGGACCAGAGCGCAACCCCGACGGCGTGGAGCTGATCCAGGGCATACCCGTCACCGAACTCGCCGGACAGTACGGCACCCCGTTCTACGCCTACGACGCCGGCGTCCTGGCGGAAACGTTCGACACGTTGCGCGAACTGCTCCCCCGGCGGCTGGAGATCTTCTACTCCCTGAAGTCCAACCCGAACGTCGCGGTGTGCGCGCTGCTCGCCCGGCGCGGCGCTCGCGCGGAGGTCTCCTCCCTGGTGGAACTGCGCACCGCGCTGCGGGCCGGGGTGTCGCCCAACGACATCATCTTCCTCGGTCCGGGCAAGTCTCCCGAGGAGCTCGCCGCCTGCCTGGAAGCCGGCGTGCACAGCGTCGTGTGCGAGTCGTTCGGGGAGATCGCCACGCTGGACCGGCTGGCGCACGGCCTCGGCGTCACCGCCCCGGTGTCCCTGCGGGTGAATCCCGAGTTCTCCGTCAAGGGCTCCGGCCTGACCATGGGCGGCAAGCCCCGGCAGTTCGGCATCGACGAGGCTCAGCTCCTCGGCCGGGAAGACCTCGCCAAGCAGTACCCCTCCGTCCGGCTGATGGGCATCCACGCCTACATGGGGACCCGCATCCTGGACGAGGAGGTCGTGGCCCGGAACACGGCCTACATTCTCGACATGGCCGAACGCCTGGCCGACCGGCTGGGGTTCCCGCTGGATCTGGTGGACGTCGGAGGGGGTCTGGGCGTCGCGTACTTCGCGGGCGAGCGCGATCTGGACCCGAGGCGGCTGGCCGAGCTGACGAATCCGGTCGTCGAGGCATTCGCCCGACGACACCCCGGAACCCGCATGATCATGGAGCTGGGCCGCTACCTCACCGGCCGGTGCGGCACCTACGTCGTGCGCGTCCGGGACGTGAAGACCTCCATGGACGAGAACTTCGCGGTGACCGACGGAGGCACCCACCACCACATGGCGGCAGTGGGTATCGGCTCGTTCGTCAAGCGCAACTTCCCGGTCGAGCTGTTGAGCCGGGTCTCCGACGACGCCGCGGCGGCCTGGAACGTGACCGGCCCGCTGTGCACCCCCAACGACGTCCTGGCCAAGAAGGCCGAGCTCCCGCCGTTGCGTCCGGGCGATCTGCTGGGTGTGCGGCGCTCCGGCGCCTACGGCCCCAGCGCGTCACCGGTCCTCTTCCTCAGCCACGGTCATCCCGCGGAGATCGTCGTGCACGAGGGCCGCTCCCATCTCGTGCGCGAGCGCGACCTGCCGGAGGACCTCATGCGCAAGCAGCGCCTTCCCGACTTCGCCCGGCCGGAAACGGCCGAGACCGCCGCTCCCTGA